The following coding sequences lie in one Candidatus Eremiobacterota bacterium genomic window:
- a CDS encoding glutathione-independent formaldehyde dehydrogenase, whose amino-acid sequence MRAVVWKAPFQVSVDEVDDPRIEAPGDALVRLTTSGICGSDLHMYEGRAPMQPGQVVGHENMGVVEEVGPGVVSIRPGDRVVLPFNIACGFCFNCARGYTNACLTTNPQGHGGGYGYSGMGPYRGGQAELLRVPFADFNALKLPGKPGDEFEDDFLLLSDVFPTGYHSTEQAHVRAGDTVAIWGAGPVGLLAGLSARIRGASEIYIVDCVDDRLKAVSEMGATPIDFRKGDPVQQILDLREPHRRNVQELREGSGKKMPGVMCGIDAVGYEAWTHDAPGEEQEPTQAIEDLIRITNATGHIGLIGVYFPEDPGGVDDEAKKGRFTLSLGAAWEKGLSVEMGQAPVKRYNVYLRDLILAGIAKPSFFVSHRLPLEAAPDAYEKFDKRTQGYRKVLLKPNGLAA is encoded by the coding sequence ATGCGCGCAGTGGTATGGAAGGCCCCATTTCAAGTAAGCGTCGATGAAGTTGACGATCCTCGTATCGAGGCACCGGGAGATGCCTTGGTTCGTCTCACGACGTCGGGAATTTGCGGCAGCGATCTGCATATGTACGAGGGACGTGCACCGATGCAACCCGGCCAGGTCGTGGGGCACGAGAATATGGGCGTCGTCGAAGAGGTTGGCCCCGGCGTCGTTAGCATCCGGCCGGGCGATCGCGTTGTGCTGCCTTTTAATATCGCATGCGGATTTTGTTTTAACTGCGCGCGAGGTTATACCAATGCTTGTTTAACGACGAATCCGCAAGGCCACGGCGGCGGCTATGGCTATTCGGGGATGGGGCCGTATCGAGGAGGCCAAGCGGAGTTGCTCCGCGTACCGTTTGCCGACTTCAACGCCTTGAAGTTGCCGGGCAAACCGGGTGACGAATTCGAAGACGATTTTCTTCTTCTATCCGACGTCTTCCCGACGGGCTACCACTCGACCGAGCAGGCTCACGTGCGCGCCGGCGACACAGTAGCGATTTGGGGCGCCGGTCCCGTCGGTTTGTTAGCGGGTCTCAGTGCGCGAATCCGCGGCGCTTCTGAGATTTATATCGTCGATTGCGTCGACGATCGTTTGAAAGCGGTCAGCGAAATGGGAGCAACTCCGATCGACTTTCGCAAGGGCGACCCAGTGCAGCAGATCCTCGATCTTCGCGAACCGCATCGCCGCAACGTCCAAGAACTGCGCGAAGGCTCAGGCAAGAAAATGCCCGGCGTCATGTGCGGCATTGACGCGGTGGGCTACGAAGCGTGGACGCACGACGCGCCCGGCGAAGAGCAAGAACCGACGCAGGCGATCGAGGATCTGATTCGCATTACCAATGCCACGGGTCACATCGGACTGATCGGGGTCTACTTTCCGGAAGACCCCGGCGGCGTCGATGACGAGGCGAAAAAAGGACGGTTCACGCTATCGCTTGGAGCTGCTTGGGAGAAAGGTCTGTCCGTCGAAATGGGGCAAGCTCCGGTCAAGCGTTACAACGTTTACCTTCGGGATCTCATCCTGGCGGGTATTGCGAAGCCGAGCTTCTTCGTGAGCCATCGGCTTCCACTTGAAGCCGCTCCCGATGCCTACGAGAAGTTCGATAAACGCACCCAGGGTTACCGAAAAGTGCTGCTCAAGCCCAACGGCCTCGCGGCGTAG
- a CDS encoding SDR family oxidoreductase encodes MDSNDQSRRTFVGILGGVTLAAAAASPAAAAESASAMEAASEDYPKPPYPEQTQAWPGLASKMTPRPNHGEQSYRGTGRLKGRKALITGADSGIGRATAIAFAREGADVALSYLPAEEPDAREVVDLIRNAGRKAVPLPGDIRSEAFCRKLVDDAASGLGGLDTLVNVAGRQHAVKLISELTTELVDWTFKTNFYAMFWITKAALEHMQRGSVIINTASEQAYDPSPYLLDYAPTKAAINNFSKALAKQLVDRGIRVNAVAPGPFWTPLQVSGGRLPGAVSEFGESVPYHRAGQPVEIAPVYVALASAEMTFSTGQTYGATGGNGIA; translated from the coding sequence ATGGATAGCAACGATCAATCGCGCCGAACGTTTGTCGGCATTCTCGGCGGCGTAACGCTTGCGGCGGCCGCCGCATCACCGGCCGCGGCAGCGGAGAGCGCCAGCGCAATGGAAGCCGCCTCGGAGGATTATCCCAAACCGCCATATCCCGAACAGACGCAGGCGTGGCCCGGCCTCGCCTCCAAGATGACGCCGCGGCCGAATCACGGCGAACAATCGTACCGAGGCACGGGAAGATTGAAAGGGCGCAAAGCCTTGATTACCGGAGCCGACTCTGGAATCGGGCGCGCGACCGCGATCGCCTTCGCCCGCGAAGGCGCGGACGTCGCCCTCAGCTATTTGCCGGCCGAGGAGCCCGACGCGCGCGAAGTCGTCGACCTGATCCGGAATGCGGGCAGAAAAGCGGTGCCGCTACCGGGCGATATTCGTTCCGAGGCGTTCTGCCGCAAACTTGTCGACGATGCCGCGAGCGGCCTCGGAGGTTTGGACACGCTCGTGAATGTCGCGGGGCGACAACACGCCGTCAAGCTTATCTCCGAGTTGACGACGGAGCTCGTGGACTGGACGTTCAAAACCAACTTCTACGCGATGTTTTGGATTACCAAAGCTGCACTCGAACATATGCAGCGCGGCTCGGTGATAATTAACACCGCCTCAGAGCAAGCCTACGATCCTTCACCCTATTTGCTCGATTATGCGCCCACAAAAGCTGCCATCAATAATTTCAGCAAAGCACTCGCCAAGCAGCTCGTCGATCGAGGCATTCGCGTCAACGCCGTCGCGCCCGGCCCGTTCTGGACCCCGCTTCAAGTGAGCGGAGGACGGCTACCCGGCGCGGTTTCGGAGTTTGGCGAAAGCGTACCGTATCACCGCGCGGGCCAGCCGGTCGAGATCGCGCCGGTGTACGTGGCGCTTGCGTCTGCAGAAATGACGTTCTCGACCGGCCAAACCTACGGCGCTACCGGAGGAAACGGTATCGCATAA
- a CDS encoding DUF899 family protein, with product MRHTNLSNESQDYLARREELRLAEVEEMRQRERVAELRRNLPQGAALEDYVFYEGPADFQAGDEPIRRVPLSELFSESGRPVVIYHFMYGKKQATACPMCTMWIDGFNGVAEHVAQNVDFAIAAAADPATLRAYARSRGWSNLRLLSCGDSSFKYDLASEDSEGNQDSTVSVFTRDADGVIRHFYTAHPHMADDINQRGIDLLTPVYNVLDLTPKGRGDWYAELAYP from the coding sequence ATGCGACATACAAATCTCTCGAACGAATCCCAGGACTATCTTGCGCGGCGTGAAGAGCTCAGGCTTGCCGAAGTCGAGGAGATGCGTCAGCGCGAACGGGTTGCGGAGCTGCGCCGCAACTTACCACAAGGCGCGGCGCTCGAAGACTACGTTTTTTACGAAGGGCCGGCCGATTTTCAGGCCGGCGACGAACCCATTCGCCGCGTGCCGCTAAGCGAGTTATTCAGCGAGTCCGGCCGCCCGGTCGTCATTTATCATTTCATGTACGGCAAGAAACAGGCGACCGCGTGTCCGATGTGCACCATGTGGATTGATGGATTTAACGGCGTTGCAGAGCATGTTGCACAAAACGTGGACTTTGCAATTGCTGCGGCCGCGGATCCGGCCACCTTGCGAGCGTACGCGCGTTCGCGCGGTTGGAGCAACCTTCGTCTGCTCAGCTGCGGGGATAGCTCGTTCAAGTACGACCTGGCGAGCGAAGACTCCGAAGGCAACCAAGATTCGACCGTTTCGGTGTTTACGCGCGATGCCGACGGAGTGATTCGGCATTTTTACACCGCACATCCGCACATGGCCGACGATATCAATCAACGCGGAATCGATCTTCTCACGCCGGTCTATAACGTGCTCGACCTCACGCCGAAGGGCCGCGGCGATTGGTACGCCGAGCTCGCGTATCCCTAG